In Fusobacterium hwasookii, a single window of DNA contains:
- the pepF gene encoding oligoendopeptidase F: MKDRNTIDKKYKWNLNDIYENFDMWESDLEKFEKLTKEVPKFKGEIKKSAEKFVELELLMEKISKLLDRLYLYPYMLKDLDSTDETTSIKMQEIEMIYSKFATETAWISPEMLEIPEETMNEWIKQYPELEERKFGLSEMYRLRKHVLSEDKEELLSHFSQFMGSSSDIYAELSISDIKWNTVKFSTGEEMPVSNGVYSKILATNRNQEDRRLAFEALYKSYENSKNTFAAIYRAIVQRNVASCNARSYTSSLDRALENKNIPREVYFSLVESAQENTAPLKRYVELRKKALKLKEYHYYDNSINIVDYDKVFKYDDAKEMVLKSVEPLGEDYQQKMKRAISEGWLDVFETKNKRSGAYSINIYDVHPYMLLNYQETMDDVFTLAHELGHTLHSMLSSEAQPYSTADYTIFVAEVASTFNERLILDYMLKNSDDSLEKIALLEQALGNIVGTYYIQTLFATYEYEAHKLIEEYKAITPDILSDIMFNLFKKYFGDTVAIDELQKIIWARIPHFYNSPFYVYQYATSFASSAKLYEDLKANPETREKYLTLLKSGGNNHPMEQLKLAGVDLTKKESFDAVAKEFDRLLDILEDELKKINLV, translated from the coding sequence TTGAAAGATAGAAATACAATAGATAAAAAATATAAATGGAACTTAAATGATATATATGAAAATTTTGATATGTGGGAAAGTGATTTAGAAAAATTTGAAAAACTTACAAAAGAAGTTCCTAAATTCAAAGGTGAAATAAAAAAAAGTGCTGAAAAGTTTGTAGAATTAGAGTTACTAATGGAAAAAATTTCAAAACTTTTAGATAGACTTTATCTTTATCCATATATGTTAAAGGATTTAGATTCAACAGATGAAACGACTTCTATAAAAATGCAAGAAATTGAAATGATTTACTCAAAATTCGCAACTGAAACTGCTTGGATAAGTCCAGAAATGTTGGAAATTCCAGAAGAAACTATGAATGAATGGATAAAACAATATCCTGAATTAGAAGAAAGAAAATTTGGGTTATCAGAAATGTATAGATTAAGAAAACATGTACTTTCAGAGGATAAAGAAGAATTACTTTCTCATTTTTCACAATTTATGGGTTCATCTTCTGATATATATGCTGAACTTTCAATATCAGATATAAAATGGAATACTGTTAAGTTTTCAACTGGTGAAGAAATGCCAGTATCAAATGGTGTTTATTCAAAAATTTTAGCAACTAATAGAAATCAAGAAGATAGAAGATTAGCTTTTGAAGCACTATATAAAAGCTATGAAAATAGTAAAAATACTTTTGCAGCAATATACAGAGCTATCGTACAAAGAAATGTAGCTTCTTGCAATGCTAGAAGCTACACATCTTCACTTGATAGAGCTTTAGAAAACAAAAATATTCCTAGAGAAGTATATTTTTCTTTGGTTGAATCTGCTCAAGAAAATACTGCACCTCTTAAAAGATATGTGGAACTTAGAAAAAAAGCATTGAAATTAAAAGAATATCATTACTATGATAACAGTATAAATATAGTTGATTATGATAAAGTTTTTAAATATGATGATGCCAAAGAAATGGTTTTAAAATCTGTTGAACCATTAGGAGAAGACTATCAACAAAAAATGAAAAGAGCCATAAGTGAAGGTTGGCTTGATGTATTTGAAACTAAAAATAAAAGAAGTGGAGCATATTCAATAAATATTTATGATGTTCACCCTTATATGCTTTTAAATTACCAAGAAACTATGGATGATGTATTTACTTTAGCTCATGAGTTAGGACATACATTACATAGTATGTTATCAAGTGAAGCACAACCTTATTCAACAGCAGATTATACAATATTTGTTGCAGAGGTAGCTTCAACATTTAATGAAAGATTAATCTTAGATTATATGCTAAAAAATTCAGATGATAGCTTAGAAAAAATAGCTTTACTTGAACAAGCATTAGGAAATATAGTAGGAACTTATTATATACAAACTCTATTTGCTACTTATGAATATGAAGCACATAAGTTAATAGAAGAATACAAGGCAATAACTCCTGATATTTTAAGTGATATTATGTTTAACTTATTTAAAAAATATTTTGGAGACACAGTTGCAATAGATGAATTACAAAAAATTATTTGGGCTAGAATACCTCATTTTTATAATTCACCTTTCTATGTTTACCAATATGCAACTTCATTTGCAAGTTCAGCAAAACTATATGAAGACTTAAAAGCTAATCCTGAAACTAGAGAAAAATATTTAACTCTTTTAAAATCGGGTGGAAATAATCACCCTATGGAACAATTAAAATTAGCTGGTGTAGATTTAACTAAGAAAGAATCTTTTGATGCTGTTGCAAAAGAATTTGATAGATTACTTGATATTTTAGAAGATGAATTGAAAAAAATAAATTTAGTATAA
- a CDS encoding ABC transporter ATP-binding protein produces the protein MIKVKKLNFSIENKKIIEDISIKANQGQFIGVIGANGSGKSTLLKNVYRFLKYDSGEIKLKNIDLYSYSSKDLAKEIAVLAQKQNMNFDFSVEEIVEMGRYAYKHSIFDSEENKNSKFIEDALNAVGMYEMRDRSFLSLSGGEMQRVLIARALAQNTEILILDEPTNHLDIKYQIQIMELVKETRKTILAVIHDMNIASSYCNYIYALKDGKICFEGSPEKIFTKENIKNIFDVEADILIHPKNKKPLIVF, from the coding sequence TTGATAAAAGTTAAAAAATTAAATTTTTCAATAGAAAATAAAAAAATTATAGAAGATATATCTATTAAAGCCAATCAAGGTCAATTTATAGGAGTTATTGGAGCTAATGGTTCTGGAAAAAGTACTCTTCTAAAGAATGTATATAGATTTTTAAAATATGATTCAGGGGAGATAAAACTTAAAAATATAGATTTGTATAGTTACTCTTCAAAAGACTTAGCAAAAGAAATAGCTGTTTTGGCTCAAAAACAGAATATGAATTTTGATTTTTCAGTTGAAGAAATCGTTGAAATGGGTAGATATGCTTATAAACATTCAATTTTTGATTCAGAGGAAAATAAAAATTCAAAGTTTATAGAAGATGCTTTAAATGCTGTTGGAATGTATGAAATGAGGGATAGAAGTTTTTTATCTCTTTCAGGTGGAGAAATGCAAAGAGTTTTAATAGCGAGGGCCTTAGCTCAAAATACAGAAATTTTAATATTAGATGAACCTACAAACCATTTGGATATAAAATATCAAATTCAAATTATGGAGTTAGTAAAGGAAACAAGAAAAACTATTTTAGCAGTTATTCATGATATGAATATTGCAAGTTCTTATTGTAATTATATTTATGCATTAAAAGATGGTAAAATTTGTTTTGAAGGTTCTCCAGAAAAAATCTTTACAAAAGAGAATATAAAAAATATTTTTGATGTTGAAGCAGACATACTAATACATCCTAAAAATAAAAAACCATTGATAGTTTTTTAA
- a CDS encoding FecCD family ABC transporter permease: MKKYIKNYKTLSLLLFIILILISTFAITIGSVSLKSLDVWKIIINKSFNYSFFDIVWEESSEIIVWTLRAPRIVTAILAGASLSFVGILMQALTKNPLASPYILGISSGASTGAVLVILIFSGSYIYVSVGAFILGTLTALLVFYFANSNGFSSTKLVLVGAAISAIFSGLTSLIIAVTPNERAIRGALFWMSGSLAGSTWEYIPFLFLSLIVVFILVYPKYDELNILVTGDENAISLGVDVKKIRFLIMITSTFLTGIVVANTGIIGFVGLVIPHITRGIVGGSHKKVIPIAILLGAIFLVITDTLTRTVVSSQEIPIGVITSLLGAPFFLSMLRGKSYRFGGE, encoded by the coding sequence ATGAAAAAATATATTAAAAATTATAAAACTTTATCTTTATTATTATTTATTATTTTAATTTTAATCTCAACTTTTGCCATAACTATTGGTTCTGTTTCATTAAAAAGTTTAGATGTCTGGAAAATAATAATTAATAAGTCTTTCAATTATAGCTTTTTTGATATAGTTTGGGAAGAAAGTTCTGAAATAATTGTTTGGACATTAAGAGCACCAAGAATAGTTACAGCAATTCTTGCAGGAGCATCTTTATCTTTTGTAGGGATACTTATGCAAGCCCTTACAAAAAATCCTTTAGCAAGTCCATATATTCTTGGAATATCTTCTGGAGCAAGTACAGGAGCTGTTTTAGTTATACTTATCTTTAGTGGTTCCTATATCTATGTTTCTGTTGGAGCATTTATTTTAGGTACATTAACTGCTTTACTAGTCTTTTATTTTGCTAATTCAAATGGTTTTTCAAGTACAAAACTTGTTTTAGTTGGTGCTGCTATATCTGCAATATTTTCAGGTTTGACATCTTTAATAATAGCTGTTACTCCCAATGAAAGAGCTATAAGAGGAGCTTTATTTTGGATGTCAGGAAGTTTAGCGGGTTCTACTTGGGAATATATACCTTTTTTATTTCTTTCACTTATTGTTGTTTTTATTTTAGTTTATCCTAAGTATGATGAACTTAATATATTAGTGACAGGTGATGAAAATGCTATTTCACTTGGAGTTGATGTAAAAAAAATAAGATTTTTAATAATGATTACTTCAACATTTTTAACAGGTATTGTAGTTGCTAATACTGGTATTATTGGTTTTGTTGGACTAGTTATTCCTCATATAACTCGTGGAATTGTTGGAGGTAGCCATAAAAAAGTTATTCCTATTGCTATTTTATTAGGGGCTATTTTTTTAGTTATTACAGATACTTTAACAAGAACAGTTGTTTCATCACAAGAAATTCCAATAGGTGTTATAACCTCTCTTTTAGGTGCTCCATTCTTTTTGAGTATGCTTAGAGGTAAGTCATATAGATTTGGAGGAGAATAG
- a CDS encoding ABC transporter substrate-binding protein: MKKFIFSFLLLSSLCFGKVPQRAVSAAHFSTEILLSIGAEKQMVGTAYPDNAILPSLKEKYDKIPILSMKNPTKEQFYAVKPDFLTGWDSTVTDKNLGPIKELEKNGVQVYIMKSLHSSDINLVFEDILAYGKIFNLEDNAKKVVNKMKADLAAVQKQLPKNNVKVFTYDSGDKAPFVVGGDSIGNTIISLAGGDNIFKDIKKAWADGNWEKVLVENPDIIVIVDYGDQTAESKIKFLKEKSPIKDLKAVKNNRFVIIELADITAGVRNVEAIKKLAKAFHNITINK; encoded by the coding sequence ATGAAAAAATTTATATTTAGCTTTTTATTATTAAGTTCATTATGTTTTGGAAAAGTTCCACAAAGGGCTGTTTCTGCTGCACATTTTAGTACCGAAATACTTTTAAGTATTGGTGCAGAAAAACAGATGGTAGGAACTGCTTATCCTGATAATGCAATATTACCATCATTAAAAGAAAAGTATGATAAAATTCCTATTCTATCTATGAAAAACCCAACAAAAGAACAATTCTATGCAGTTAAACCTGATTTTTTAACAGGATGGGATTCAACTGTTACAGATAAAAACTTAGGTCCTATAAAAGAATTGGAAAAAAATGGTGTACAAGTTTATATAATGAAATCTTTACATAGCAGTGATATAAATCTTGTTTTTGAAGATATCTTAGCTTATGGAAAAATTTTTAATTTAGAAGATAATGCAAAAAAAGTTGTTAATAAAATGAAAGCTGACTTAGCTGCTGTACAAAAACAACTACCTAAAAATAACGTAAAAGTGTTCACTTATGATAGTGGAGATAAGGCTCCTTTTGTAGTTGGTGGAGATAGTATTGGAAATACTATTATTAGTTTGGCAGGTGGAGATAATATATTTAAAGATATTAAAAAAGCATGGGCTGATGGAAATTGGGAAAAAGTATTAGTTGAGAATCCAGATATAATTGTTATTGTTGACTATGGAGATCAAACGGCAGAAAGTAAAATAAAGTTTTTAAAAGAAAAATCTCCTATAAAAGATTTAAAAGCTGTTAAAAATAATAGATTTGTTATAATTGAACTTGCTGATATAACAGCAGGGGTTAGAAATGTAGAAGCTATAAAGAAATTAGCAAAAGCTTTTCATAACATAACTATCAATAAGTGA
- a CDS encoding TonB-dependent receptor, with translation MLKKITVLSLILVTAIYANDEAEIKLNESVITAQNFKTTVKNTASNVTIVTAKDIEEMGAQNLVDALRMVPGIMVKNYYGNITFDIGGYSSVHAERNSIITYDGVRISSKEATNIPISAIERVEIIPNGGGILYGDGANGGIINILSKSIYGKDNNKKVSGNIRTEYGSRGSYKYGLSTTAKATDKLTFKVDYSKDRYRSERDGDEYGQIVSRSQEVSIDTKYKFDNADLTVKYTRNEKHRADGGDLEEADYYKNRKMVTWVARDFTRSNDWYINYRQNIAENTELLTYIDLYNSKENDDKSKILDRDYSRKTAKLQLKHNYLNNHYFIIGTDYMNEKLKDLDENGSYTGKDTKKTDYGIFAINELKFGKFTFAQGLRYNKAEYDFYWRNRYPVPRNIRGQHGEQEYKNYAANLELRYDYSDTGMVYGKWSRDFRTPLAREMYYTLEGAKLKSQTQNTFEIGAKDYIASSYVSLSAFYKKTNGEIYYQGTPNRESSRPGAVVFPYYNMGDTRRLGVELLTEQYVNNFTFTESLSYLNHKIVDSDFESRKNKEIPMVPNWKLGFGVGYKFNNKLNVNADLVYYGKFYDSDDPENMRSKDRGNYTTVSLSANYKFENGFAINARVNNLFAKKYEDYVGYWDDTRQYSPAAGRYLSVGASYTF, from the coding sequence ATGCTAAAAAAAATTACAGTGTTATCTTTAATTTTAGTAACTGCTATTTATGCAAATGATGAAGCAGAGATAAAATTAAATGAAAGTGTTATAACAGCACAAAATTTTAAAACTACTGTTAAAAACACTGCTTCAAATGTAACTATTGTTACAGCAAAAGATATTGAGGAGATGGGAGCTCAAAATCTTGTTGATGCACTCAGAATGGTTCCAGGTATAATGGTAAAAAATTATTATGGAAATATAACTTTTGATATTGGGGGATACAGCTCTGTTCATGCTGAAAGAAATTCTATTATAACTTATGATGGAGTTAGAATATCTAGTAAGGAAGCAACTAATATTCCAATAAGTGCTATTGAAAGAGTAGAAATAATTCCAAATGGTGGTGGAATTCTTTATGGAGATGGAGCAAATGGTGGGATTATAAATATTCTTTCAAAAAGTATTTATGGAAAAGATAATAATAAAAAAGTTTCTGGAAATATAAGAACAGAATATGGTAGTAGAGGTTCTTATAAATATGGTTTAAGTACAACTGCAAAAGCTACTGATAAACTAACATTTAAAGTTGATTACTCAAAAGATAGGTATAGAAGTGAGAGAGATGGTGATGAATATGGACAAATAGTTAGTAGATCACAAGAAGTTTCAATTGATACAAAGTATAAATTTGATAATGCAGATCTAACTGTAAAGTACACAAGAAATGAAAAACATCGTGCAGATGGTGGAGATTTAGAAGAGGCTGACTATTACAAAAATAGAAAAATGGTTACTTGGGTTGCAAGAGACTTTACAAGATCAAATGATTGGTATATCAATTATAGACAAAACATTGCAGAAAATACTGAATTACTAACTTATATTGATCTATATAACTCAAAAGAAAATGACGATAAGTCTAAAATTCTTGATAGAGATTATTCAAGAAAAACAGCAAAATTACAATTAAAACATAATTATTTAAATAATCATTATTTTATAATTGGAACTGATTATATGAATGAAAAGTTAAAAGATTTAGACGAAAATGGTTCATATACTGGAAAAGATACAAAGAAAACAGATTATGGAATTTTTGCTATAAATGAATTAAAATTCGGAAAATTTACTTTTGCACAGGGTTTAAGATATAACAAAGCAGAATATGATTTTTATTGGAGAAATAGATATCCTGTACCTAGAAATATTAGAGGGCAACATGGAGAACAAGAATATAAAAATTATGCTGCTAATTTAGAGCTTAGATATGATTATTCAGATACAGGTATGGTATATGGAAAATGGTCAAGAGATTTTAGAACGCCTTTAGCAAGAGAAATGTATTATACATTAGAAGGAGCAAAATTAAAATCTCAAACTCAAAATACATTTGAAATAGGTGCAAAAGATTATATTGCTAGTTCATACGTAAGTTTATCAGCTTTTTATAAAAAAACAAATGGAGAAATTTATTATCAAGGAACTCCAAACAGAGAATCTTCTAGACCAGGAGCAGTAGTTTTTCCTTATTATAATATGGGAGACACTCGTAGACTTGGTGTAGAATTATTAACTGAACAATATGTAAATAATTTTACTTTTACAGAATCTCTTTCATACTTAAATCATAAAATAGTTGATTCTGATTTTGAATCAAGAAAAAATAAAGAAATTCCTATGGTACCTAATTGGAAATTAGGTTTTGGAGTAGGATATAAATTTAATAATAAATTAAATGTGAATGCTGATTTAGTTTATTATGGAAAATTTTATGACTCTGATGATCCTGAAAATATGAGATCTAAAGATCGTGGAAATTATACTACTGTAAGTCTTTCAGCAAATTATAAATTTGAAAATGGTTTTGCTATAAATGCTAGAGTAAATAACTTATTTGCTAAAAAATATGAAGACTATGTTGGATATTGGGATGACACACGTCAATATTCTCCTGCTGCTGGAAGATATTTATCAGTTGGAGCAAGTTATACTTTCTAA